A region from the Acyrthosiphon pisum isolate AL4f chromosome A1, pea_aphid_22Mar2018_4r6ur, whole genome shotgun sequence genome encodes:
- the LOC100167363 gene encoding casein kinase I isoform X3, whose protein sequence is MELRVGNKYRLGRKIGSGSFGDIYLGTNISTGEEVAIKLECIKTRHPQLHIESKIYKMLSRAPGIPIIKWCGSEGDYNVMVMELLGPSLEDLFNFCSRRFSIKTVLLLADQLLDRIEYIHSKNFIHRDIKPDNFLMGLGKRGNLVYIIDFGLAKKYCDSRTNEHIMYRENKNLTGTARYASINTHLGIEQSRRDDLESLGYVLMYFNRGSLPWQGLKAATKRQKYERISEKKIVTSFEDLCKGYPNEFLTYLLYCRALRFTEKPDFTYLRQLFRQLFHRQGFTYDYIFDWNMLKFGANGARYSGSDDQKNASHQDSRRAMQDSSSPSTNVVPLNSRAQADQSGIKNFLSKVPLVPMDNCSGGGVIQPLPTRLRYSADPGSARPVRTQTRSSAMATSDSPSVTQPLQTNFHVLPYTY, encoded by the exons ATGGAACTGAGGGTTGGCAATAAATACCGGCTGGGACGGAAAATCGGTAGCGGTTCGTTTGGCGATATCTACCTTG gtacaaatatttcTACAGGAGAAGAAGTAGCAATTAAATTAGAATGTATAAAAACGAGGCATCCCCAATTGCACATAGAAtccaaaatttacaaaatgcttTCAAGAGCAC ctggaatacctataataaaatggtGCGGTTCCGAAGGAGATTACAATGTTATGGTAATGGAATTGCTAGGTCCATCATTAGAGGatcttttcaatttttgttccagaagattttcaataaaaactgTGCTACTATTAGCTGACCAAttg ctggATAGAATAGAGTATATACATAGTAAAAACTTCATACACAGGGATATCAAGCCAGACAATTTTCTAATGGGTTTGGGTAAACGTGGCAATTTGgtgtatattatagattttggtCTTGCAAAGAAATATTGCGACAGCCGAACCAATGAACATATAATGTATCGAGAGAACAAAAATCTCACTGGAACTGCTCGATATGCTTCCATAAATACCCATTTAggaatag aacaaaGTCGAAGAGATGATCTAGAGTCTCTTGGTTATGTATTAATGTACTTTAATCGTGGTTCTTTGCCATGGCAAGGTTTGAAAGCAGCTACTAAACGACAAAAATATGAACGtatcagtgaaaaaaaaattgtaacttcaTTTGAGGATTTATGCAAAGGATATCcaa atGAATTTTTAACATACTTGCTATATTGTCGTGCATTGAGATTCACCGAAAAACcagattttacttatttaaggCAATTATTTAGGCAGTTGTTCCATCGTCAAGGGTTTACGTACGACTATATTTTCGATTGGAATATGTTGAAATTT ggaGCAAATGGTGCTCGATATAGTGGATCAGATGATCAAAAGAATGCCTCGCATCAAGATAGCAGACGTGCAATGCAAGACAGTAGCTCTCCTTCTACTAACGTCGTTCCACTAAATAGTCGCGCCCAAGCTGATCAAAGTGgtataaagaattttttatccAAAGTTCCTCTGGTACCAATGGATAATTGTTCAG GAGGTGGTGTTATTCAACCATTACCAACAAGATTGCGTTACAGTGCGGATCCTGGTTCAGCGCGACCAGTGAGAACTCAAACTCGAAGCTCAGCAATGGCAACATCTGACTCGCCTTCTGTTACTCAGCCTTTGCAAACCAA CTTTCATGTCCTACCTTACACATATTAA
- the LOC100167363 gene encoding casein kinase I isoform X2, with protein MELRVGNKYRLGRKIGSGSFGDIYLGTNISTGEEVAIKLECIKTRHPQLHIESKIYKMLSRAPGIPIIKWCGSEGDYNVMVMELLGPSLEDLFNFCSRRFSIKTVLLLADQLLDRIEYIHSKNFIHRDIKPDNFLMGLGKRGNLVYIIDFGLAKKYCDSRTNEHIMYRENKNLTGTARYASINTHLGIEQSRRDDLESLGYVLMYFNRGSLPWQGLKAATKRQKYERISEKKIVTSFEDLCKGYPNEFLTYLLYCRALRFTEKPDFTYLRQLFRQLFHRQGFTYDYIFDWNMLKFGANGARYSGSDDQKNASHQDSRRAMQDSSSPSTNVVPLNSRAQADQSGIKNFLSKVPLVPMDNCSGGGVIQPLPTRLRYSADPGSARPVRTQTRSSAMATSDSPSVTQPLQTNVSGSMIPPA; from the exons ATGGAACTGAGGGTTGGCAATAAATACCGGCTGGGACGGAAAATCGGTAGCGGTTCGTTTGGCGATATCTACCTTG gtacaaatatttcTACAGGAGAAGAAGTAGCAATTAAATTAGAATGTATAAAAACGAGGCATCCCCAATTGCACATAGAAtccaaaatttacaaaatgcttTCAAGAGCAC ctggaatacctataataaaatggtGCGGTTCCGAAGGAGATTACAATGTTATGGTAATGGAATTGCTAGGTCCATCATTAGAGGatcttttcaatttttgttccagaagattttcaataaaaactgTGCTACTATTAGCTGACCAAttg ctggATAGAATAGAGTATATACATAGTAAAAACTTCATACACAGGGATATCAAGCCAGACAATTTTCTAATGGGTTTGGGTAAACGTGGCAATTTGgtgtatattatagattttggtCTTGCAAAGAAATATTGCGACAGCCGAACCAATGAACATATAATGTATCGAGAGAACAAAAATCTCACTGGAACTGCTCGATATGCTTCCATAAATACCCATTTAggaatag aacaaaGTCGAAGAGATGATCTAGAGTCTCTTGGTTATGTATTAATGTACTTTAATCGTGGTTCTTTGCCATGGCAAGGTTTGAAAGCAGCTACTAAACGACAAAAATATGAACGtatcagtgaaaaaaaaattgtaacttcaTTTGAGGATTTATGCAAAGGATATCcaa atGAATTTTTAACATACTTGCTATATTGTCGTGCATTGAGATTCACCGAAAAACcagattttacttatttaaggCAATTATTTAGGCAGTTGTTCCATCGTCAAGGGTTTACGTACGACTATATTTTCGATTGGAATATGTTGAAATTT ggaGCAAATGGTGCTCGATATAGTGGATCAGATGATCAAAAGAATGCCTCGCATCAAGATAGCAGACGTGCAATGCAAGACAGTAGCTCTCCTTCTACTAACGTCGTTCCACTAAATAGTCGCGCCCAAGCTGATCAAAGTGgtataaagaattttttatccAAAGTTCCTCTGGTACCAATGGATAATTGTTCAG GAGGTGGTGTTATTCAACCATTACCAACAAGATTGCGTTACAGTGCGGATCCTGGTTCAGCGCGACCAGTGAGAACTCAAACTCGAAGCTCAGCAATGGCAACATCTGACTCGCCTTCTGTTACTCAGCCTTTGCAAACCAA CGTCTCCGGTTCAATGATACCACCTGCGTGA
- the LOC100167363 gene encoding casein kinase I isoform X1, which produces MELRVGNKYRLGRKIGSGSFGDIYLGTNISTGEEVAIKLECIKTRHPQLHIESKIYKMLSRAPGIPIIKWCGSEGDYNVMVMELLGPSLEDLFNFCSRRFSIKTVLLLADQLLDRIEYIHSKNFIHRDIKPDNFLMGLGKRGNLVYIIDFGLAKKYCDSRTNEHIMYRENKNLTGTARYASINTHLGIEQSRRDDLESLGYVLMYFNRGSLPWQGLKAATKRQKYERISEKKIVTSFEDLCKGYPNEFLTYLLYCRALRFTEKPDFTYLRQLFRQLFHRQGFTYDYIFDWNMLKFGANGARYSGSDDQKNASHQDSRRAMQDSSSPSTNVVPLNSRAQADQSGIKNFLSKVPLVPMDNCSGGGVIQPLPTRLRYSADPGSARPVRTQTRSSAMATSDSPSVTQPLQTKSVSVTRRNRHQT; this is translated from the exons ATGGAACTGAGGGTTGGCAATAAATACCGGCTGGGACGGAAAATCGGTAGCGGTTCGTTTGGCGATATCTACCTTG gtacaaatatttcTACAGGAGAAGAAGTAGCAATTAAATTAGAATGTATAAAAACGAGGCATCCCCAATTGCACATAGAAtccaaaatttacaaaatgcttTCAAGAGCAC ctggaatacctataataaaatggtGCGGTTCCGAAGGAGATTACAATGTTATGGTAATGGAATTGCTAGGTCCATCATTAGAGGatcttttcaatttttgttccagaagattttcaataaaaactgTGCTACTATTAGCTGACCAAttg ctggATAGAATAGAGTATATACATAGTAAAAACTTCATACACAGGGATATCAAGCCAGACAATTTTCTAATGGGTTTGGGTAAACGTGGCAATTTGgtgtatattatagattttggtCTTGCAAAGAAATATTGCGACAGCCGAACCAATGAACATATAATGTATCGAGAGAACAAAAATCTCACTGGAACTGCTCGATATGCTTCCATAAATACCCATTTAggaatag aacaaaGTCGAAGAGATGATCTAGAGTCTCTTGGTTATGTATTAATGTACTTTAATCGTGGTTCTTTGCCATGGCAAGGTTTGAAAGCAGCTACTAAACGACAAAAATATGAACGtatcagtgaaaaaaaaattgtaacttcaTTTGAGGATTTATGCAAAGGATATCcaa atGAATTTTTAACATACTTGCTATATTGTCGTGCATTGAGATTCACCGAAAAACcagattttacttatttaaggCAATTATTTAGGCAGTTGTTCCATCGTCAAGGGTTTACGTACGACTATATTTTCGATTGGAATATGTTGAAATTT ggaGCAAATGGTGCTCGATATAGTGGATCAGATGATCAAAAGAATGCCTCGCATCAAGATAGCAGACGTGCAATGCAAGACAGTAGCTCTCCTTCTACTAACGTCGTTCCACTAAATAGTCGCGCCCAAGCTGATCAAAGTGgtataaagaattttttatccAAAGTTCCTCTGGTACCAATGGATAATTGTTCAG GAGGTGGTGTTATTCAACCATTACCAACAAGATTGCGTTACAGTGCGGATCCTGGTTCAGCGCGACCAGTGAGAACTCAAACTCGAAGCTCAGCAATGGCAACATCTGACTCGCCTTCTGTTACTCAGCCTTTGCAAACCAAGTCAGTATCTGTGACCAGACGCAATCGCCATCAAACTTAA
- the LOC100302387 gene encoding uncharacterized protein LOC100302387 precursor — MYLLYVWNFILVILVVRDANCVVIDLCHGYQNQSTTCWTTTQRFEIFGVKRGAGPNGWYSTQSFSMSEHCGTHLDAPYHFYEDGWKLEDIPLERMIVEGVHLNVSHEVNGNGDFLLTVDHLKKWEHDNGPLPHRSVILVNFGWAHKFGNRQQYYNNITERSLLSFPGLSKDAAQWIVDSKKVFGLGVDGPSVDPGNSTSFDVHRILSKANLYNLENVALNGTTLPSKGFKLIIQPIKIVGGTGGPCRILAFTNNTFEK; from the exons atgtatttattatatgtgtGGAACTTTATTCTGGTAATTTTGGTGGTAAGGGATGCTAACTGTGTTGTGATTGATTTATGTCATGGTTATCAAAATCAATCTACTACCTGTTGGACCACAACGCAGCGGTTCGAAATATTTGGAGTAAAGAGAGGCGCAGGTCCTAATGGATGGTATTCAACACAGAGCTTTTCAATGTCCGAACATTGTGGCACTCATTTAGATGCACCTTATCACTTTTATGAAGACGGATGGAAATTGGAAGATATTCCACTGGAACGAATGATAGTTGAAg GTGTGCATCTAAATGTCAGTCATGAAGTCAATGGAAATGGTGACTTTTTACTAACAGTCgatcatttgaaaaaatgggAACACGACAATGGTCCACTTCCACACCGTTCTGTGATATTAGTAAATTTCGGTTGGGCTCATAAGTTTGGCAATCGtcaacaatactataataatattacagagcGATCATTATTAAG TTTTCCAGGATTATCTAAAGACGCAGCACAATGGATTGTCGATTCCAAAAAAGTATTCGGCTTAGGAGTAGATGGCCCGAGTGTTGATCCAGGCAATTCAACGTCATTTGATGTGCACAGGATACTATCTAAAGCCAATTTATATAATCTCGAAAACGTAGCTTTAAATGGTACGACATTGCCATCGAAAGGATTCAAACTTATTATCCAGCCAATCAAGATTGTAGGAGGTACCGGTGGACCTTGTCGGATATTAGCTTTtacaaataatacttttgaaaaatga